Part of the Flavobacterium sp. KS-LB2 genome is shown below.
CGTAATTCCTCATGCGTAATTTTATCATATTGATATAACTTCCAACATTCTTGGTTTATTGGAACATATTTTTCAATAAAGGATTTAGTTTCTACTGATGGATGATTTTTATTGAAAATAGTCTCAAATGTCAACTCTGAATTTTTATCAAAATCCCAAAGTGTATGATCTAAATCAAAGAAAACATCAGTTATTATAGTATGTTTCATTTTATGTTTTAAAATATTCCCTCATCAACAAAACTAAAATAGTTCTTTTCAGTAACAATCAAATGATCTAATACTTTTATTTCCAAACTATCGCCTGCTAATTTTAATTTCTTTGTAATTTGTTTATCTGCTTCACTTGGAATCAAAGTCCCCGACGGATGATTGTGACACAAGATTAGTCCTGTTGCACCCATTTCAAGTGCAGTTTTAAAAACGAGGCGAACATCAACCAGTGTTCCGGTTATACCACCTTTACTTAACTGGGATTTCGAAATGACCTTATTAGAGTTATTCAAATATATAATCCAAAATTCCTCATGTGGCAATTCGCCGATAATGGGCTGTATGATTTCGAAAATTATTTTGCTGGATGTGACTTTCTTTAATTCCACAGCTCCTTCCGCCCTTCTTCTTCTTCCCAATTCTAAAGCAGCAATAATCGAAATAGCCTTTGCCTCTCCTATTCCTTTAAAACTCATTAATTGCGAAAGTGATACTTTTCCTAATGCGTTCAAATTAGTATCTACACTCGCCAAAATCCTTTTACTTAAGTCCACTGCTGATTCATTTCTACTTCCTGAACCAATCAAAATTGCTATTAATTCCGCATCGCTCAAGACACTTTTGCCTTTGAGCATCAGCTTTTCGCGCGGCTTATCGTCTTCGGACCAATTCGTAATAGGAAAAAAGGAATTCTCAGCCATTTATTTTGTTGTTTAAATTGGTTTCCGCATGCAAATACTATTTTCTAAACCTACATAAGGCTCGTAATTATCAACTATACTATATCCCGTTTTTTGATATAATGCAATGGCTTCCTTTTGTTTGTATAACGTTTCCAAAACAGAAAACGAATATCCTAAATCTTGTGCCCAAAGTTCTAATTCACGCAAAATAGTTTGGGCTAAACCCATTCCTCTTGCTTCGGGTGAAACAAACATACGCTTTATTTCAATTGTATTTTTATCGTATTTTTTAAAACAACCACAAGCTACGGGTTTATTTTCTGAATAAAGAACAATAACATTTGGATTCAACTCGATGATATTATTACCCCAATAATCCGATTTCAATTCCGGATAACGCTCCCATAAACTTTCATCCAAAGCGGCAATCAAATTGACAAAATCTGGGTTTTCACTTGTAGTCGTAACAATTCTAATTTTGTCTTTCATACCACTTTTACTTTACCAATTCCTTTACTTCTTCAAAGTTTAATCCGCCGTAATTACCCGAACTCATCAACAACAAAGCCGAATTTTCAAGATTTAAGTTGAACAAATAGTCCTTGAAATCTTTTGGATTGGTATAAATAATTAAATCTTCACGGTTAAAAGATTTAGCAATCTGTTCGTAAGTAACTTCTTCAAGCTGTTTGATTTTTACTGCATCAGGTGAATAAAAAACTACGGCTTTATCAGCATATTCTAGTGCGCCTTCGTACTCTTTTAAAAATTCTGCATTCAAACTGCTGTAGGTATGTAATTCTAAACAAGCTATTAAAGTTCGGTTTGGATATTGTTCTTTCACTGCTTTTGTAGTGGCAGACACTTTGCTTGGCGAATGGGCAAAATCTTTATATGCAACTTTGTTTTTGCTTTCGGCAATTTTCTCCAATCTTTTTGATGCACCTTTAAAACTAGCTATTGCTTCATAAAAATCAGCTTCATCAACACCCATGTTTTGACAAATCCATTTGGCTCCAGCTAAATTATTCAGGTTATGCGCTCCAAAAACTTCAATTGGCATATCGCCTTCAGGAGTTTCCAGCAGGGTAACACCGTCATTAACAGCGTATTTTGGAGTATGATATGCTAATTTTCGAATTGGATTCGTAGCAGCTTCCGCAACACGTTTTACTTCAGAGTCATCTTCGTTGTAAACCAATATTCCGCCATTTGTAATTTTATCAATAAAAATTTCGAACTGTTCTACGTAATTCTCATACGTTGGAAAAACATTGATATGATCCCAAGCAATCCCTGAAATCAAAGCGATATTAGGTTGATACAAATGAAATTTTGGTCTTCTGTCTATTGGCGAAGACAAATATTCATCTCCTTCTAAAACTATAAAATCATTTTCCTCCGTAAGATGCACCATCGTATCGAAGCCTTCCAGTTGTGCGCCAACCATGTAATCTACAGCTATATCAT
Proteins encoded:
- the radC gene encoding RadC family protein, coding for MAENSFFPITNWSEDDKPREKLMLKGKSVLSDAELIAILIGSGSRNESAVDLSKRILASVDTNLNALGKVSLSQLMSFKGIGEAKAISIIAALELGRRRRAEGAVELKKVTSSKIIFEIIQPIIGELPHEEFWIIYLNNSNKVISKSQLSKGGITGTLVDVRLVFKTALEMGATGLILCHNHPSGTLIPSEADKQITKKLKLAGDSLEIKVLDHLIVTEKNYFSFVDEGIF
- a CDS encoding GNAT family N-acetyltransferase; translated protein: MKDKIRIVTTTSENPDFVNLIAALDESLWERYPELKSDYWGNNIIELNPNVIVLYSENKPVACGCFKKYDKNTIEIKRMFVSPEARGMGLAQTILRELELWAQDLGYSFSVLETLYKQKEAIALYQKTGYSIVDNYEPYVGLENSICMRKPI
- a CDS encoding UDP-N-acetylmuramate--L-alanine ligase, which codes for MRTHFIAIGGSAMHNLALALHNKGYQVTGSDDAIFEPSKSRLDKKGILPSELGWFPEKITSAVEAVILGMHAKADNPELLKAQELGLKIYSYPEFLYEQSKNKTRVVIGGSHGKTTITSMILHVMHYHDIAVDYMVGAQLEGFDTMVHLTEENDFIVLEGDEYLSSPIDRRPKFHLYQPNIALISGIAWDHINVFPTYENYVEQFEIFIDKITNGGILVYNEDDSEVKRVAEAATNPIRKLAYHTPKYAVNDGVTLLETPEGDMPIEVFGAHNLNNLAGAKWICQNMGVDEADFYEAIASFKGASKRLEKIAESKNKVAYKDFAHSPSKVSATTKAVKEQYPNRTLIACLELHTYSSLNAEFLKEYEGALEYADKAVVFYSPDAVKIKQLEEVTYEQIAKSFNREDLIIYTNPKDFKDYLFNLNLENSALLLMSSGNYGGLNFEEVKELVK